A single window of Gossypium hirsutum isolate 1008001.06 chromosome A10, Gossypium_hirsutum_v2.1, whole genome shotgun sequence DNA harbors:
- the LOC107896969 gene encoding pirin-like protein: MSESSFARPRLVTKKFLPKHQREGDGAVVRRCIGRSELKTLDPFLMMDDFTVSPPAGFPDHPHRGFETVTYMLQGGITHQDFAGHKGTIHTGDVQWMTAGRGIIHSEMPAGEGVHKGLQLWINLSSQDKMIEPRYQELLSKDIPSAEEDGVEVRVIAGESMGVQSPVYTRTPAMYLDFSLRPSTQVHQHIPESWNAFAYVIEGEGVLGYQNNSPIPPNHMAVLGPGNGLSVWNRSSKPLRFVLIAGQPLNEPVVQYGPFVMNTQAEIDQTIEDYHYSKNGFEMAKHWRSH, encoded by the exons aTGTCTGAATCCTCTTTCGCTCGACCAAGATTGGTCACTAAGAAGTTTCTTCCCAAGCATCAACGCGAGGGTGACGGTGCTGTTGTCCGCAGATGCATTGGAag GAGTGAATTGAAGACTTTGGATCCTTTCCTTATGATGGATGATTTTACAG TGTCTCCTCCGGCTGGATTTCCTGATCATCCTCACAGAG GGTTTGAAACAGTTACATACATGTTACAG GGAGGTATCACTCATCAAGATTTTGCAGGGCATAAAGGTACAATTCATACTGGGGATGTGCAG TGGATGACAGCAGGAAGAGGAATAATCCACTCTGAAATGCCTGCTGGAGAGGGTGTTCACAAGGGTTTGCAGCTTTGGATCAATCTCTCATCCCAAGACAAAAT GATTGAACCAAGGTATCAGGAGCTCTTAAGTAAGGACATTCCAAGTGCAGAAGAAGATGGTGTAGAAGTACGAGTGATCGCCGGGGAATCGATGGGAGTCCAATCTCCTGTCTACACCCGAACCCCGGCGATGTACTTGGATTTCAGTTTAAGGCCAAGTACACAAGTTCACCAGCACATCCCAGAATCATGGAATGCATTTGCATACGTAATTGAAGGTGAAGGAGTGCTTGGGTACCAAAACAATTCACCCATACCACCTAACCATATGGCAGTTTTGGGTCCAGGGAATGGTCTAAGTGTGTGGAACAGATCATCAAAGCCATTGAGATTTGTGCTCATTGCAGGTCAACCGTTGAATGAACCAGTGGTTCAGTATGGTCCTTTTGTGATGAACACACAAGCTGAGATTGATCAAACCATTGAAGACTATCACTACAGCAAAAATGGGTTTGAAATGGCTAAGCACTGGAGATCACATTGA